A genomic region of bacterium contains the following coding sequences:
- a CDS encoding DivIVA domain-containing protein — translation MKITPVELKNIEFKKTMHGFDPKEVTSCIESVAQTFEELIIEKNNLVEELKKYKQKAQYQENISNEIQDMLNKAKEEANSILEMANSEKQAILAEISSLKNEHSEFIAQFKFLLNSYMLTIDKMVNKEQI, via the coding sequence ATGAAAATCACACCCGTAGAATTAAAAAATATTGAATTCAAAAAAACAATGCATGGTTTTGATCCAAAAGAAGTCACGTCTTGTATTGAATCCGTAGCACAAACTTTTGAAGAACTTATAATCGAAAAAAATAACCTCGTTGAAGAATTAAAAAAATATAAACAGAAAGCTCAATACCAGGAAAACATATCTAATGAAATACAGGATATGCTCAATAAAGCCAAAGAAGAAGCTAATTCAATTCTTGAAATGGCCAATTCCGAAAAACAAGCTATTCTCGCTGAAATATCCTCATTGAAAAACGAACATTCCGAGTTTATTGCCCAGTTTAAATTCCTACTAAATTCTTATATGCTGACAATTGATAAAATGGTCAATAAAGAGCAAATTTAA
- a CDS encoding GyrI-like domain-containing protein: MLKFFCAVSAVLFVAGCSSNLPDVQVKTVDKMQVLFVEKQGNFSDIGNAMGMLFQYAGTNGIQYAGAPFGVYYDDPKKVAPEKCRYDVCVPIVPVADSIAGKITGDIKIKEIPAIEVAFLLHKGAYSKVGPSWGGLFKWIFRNGYKPDGPGREFYLNSPQEVPEDSLLTEIQIPVKK, translated from the coding sequence ATGTTGAAGTTTTTTTGTGCGGTTTCAGCCGTTTTATTTGTGGCCGGTTGTTCTTCTAACCTGCCTGATGTCCAGGTTAAAACTGTGGACAAAATGCAGGTTTTATTTGTCGAGAAACAGGGAAATTTTTCCGATATAGGAAATGCGATGGGAATGCTTTTCCAGTATGCAGGAACAAATGGTATTCAATATGCAGGAGCGCCTTTTGGAGTTTATTATGATGATCCCAAAAAGGTGGCGCCGGAAAAATGCAGATACGATGTATGCGTCCCGATAGTTCCGGTAGCAGATAGTATTGCAGGAAAAATTACCGGGGATATAAAGATAAAAGAAATACCTGCGATAGAAGTGGCTTTTCTTTTACATAAAGGTGCGTATAGCAAAGTTGGACCTTCATGGGGCGGATTATTCAAATGGATATTTAGGAACGGATATAAACCTGACGGCCCGGGAAGAGAATTTTATTTGAATTCTCCTCAAGAAGTACCTGAAGATTCACTTTTAACAGAAATACAAATACCGGTAAAAAAATAA
- the trxA gene encoding thioredoxin: MCELTDANFNEGIKDSKLAVLVDFWAPWCGSCRMIAPIVEKIAKEYEGKIKICKANVDDSPNVSETYGIRSIPTLIIFKDGKLVEQMVGAMPEEDLKNKIAPYLVNC, translated from the coding sequence ATGTGTGAACTTACGGATGCCAATTTTAATGAAGGGATAAAAGATTCAAAACTTGCAGTATTGGTAGATTTTTGGGCGCCTTGGTGTGGCTCGTGCAGGATGATTGCTCCGATAGTAGAAAAAATCGCTAAGGAATACGAAGGGAAAATTAAAATATGTAAAGCTAATGTAGATGATAGCCCTAATGTATCGGAGACTTATGGAATAAGAAGCATACCGACATTGATTATTTTTAAGGATGGAAAACTTGTGGAACAAATGGTTGGAGCAATGCCCGAAGAAGATTTAAAAAATAAAATAGCTCCATACTTAGTAAACTGTTAA
- the coaE gene encoding dephospho-CoA kinase (Dephospho-CoA kinase (CoaE) performs the final step in coenzyme A biosynthesis.), translated as MIIGVTGDIGTGKSTVAKFLKEFSKGEIINVDKLGWEILEKKKAKLIDTFGEKIITRGKIDRKKLGKIVFNDKNKLQLLNSIIHPLLVKELKNRILKIPDDILKIVDCALVYQWEIEEWFDRLIVVTSSYESRQKRTKRLKYNKEIIDNIMKSQIVNYGQDKCDKLVDIIIENNSSLSALRAKVKKVWVSLLLAIGQ; from the coding sequence ATGATTATTGGCGTGACAGGTGATATAGGGACAGGAAAATCCACAGTTGCTAAGTTTTTAAAAGAATTTAGCAAGGGTGAAATCATAAATGTAGACAAACTTGGATGGGAAATCCTTGAAAAAAAGAAAGCAAAACTTATAGATACGTTTGGTGAGAAAATAATAACAAGAGGCAAAATAGACAGGAAAAAATTGGGAAAAATAGTTTTTAATGACAAAAATAAATTGCAATTATTAAATTCCATTATTCATCCTTTACTTGTAAAAGAATTGAAAAATCGTATTCTGAAAATACCTGATGATATCCTTAAAATAGTAGATTGTGCGTTGGTATATCAATGGGAAATAGAGGAATGGTTTGATAGGCTTATTGTTGTAACGTCAAGTTATGAGAGCAGGCAAAAGAGGACAAAAAGATTAAAGTATAACAAAGAAATTATAGATAATATTATGAAATCACAGATAGTTAATTATGGTCAGGATAAGTGTGATAAACTTGTAGATATAATCATTGAGAATAACTCGAGTTTAAGTGCTTTGAGAGCTAAGGTAAAAAAAGTATGGGTATCATTATTATTAGCAATAGGGCAGTGA
- the gatA gene encoding Asp-tRNA(Asn)/Glu-tRNA(Gln) amidotransferase subunit GatA gives MNGLLNTDISTLHQKLKTREITCTELITEAFNNIHKSKLNSYITLMEESALEKASFLDKNSDFNHLLTGIPIAIKDNICIRNFPTTCGSKILKDFIPPYNATVIDKLESLNAIFVGKTNLDEFAMGSSTENSAFNPTLNPYNPNLVPGGSSGGSASSVKANESICALGSDTGGSIRQPAAFCGVVGLKPTYGLVSRYGLIAFASSLDQIGPITRCAKDSAILLDAIAGEDPKDSTSRNSKQTGQYFNNLNPEIKNLKIGIPKEYFVEGIAPEIKEKILSTAKLMEQSGAVLYDISLPNTEYAIAIYYLIATAEASSNLARYDGVKYGYRIPESENLKTMYEFTKEQGFGKEVKRRIMLGTFGLQSGYYDEYYNKACKVRNLIASDFETAFKKVDIILTPATPTLPFKIGERITNPLQMYLSDIFTVSVNLAGLPAISFKCGENNGLPVGVQLIGKSFSEQLLLNTNYAYEQITAI, from the coding sequence ATGAACGGGTTACTAAATACTGATATTTCCACACTTCACCAAAAACTTAAAACTCGTGAAATAACCTGCACAGAACTTATTACTGAGGCATTTAATAATATCCATAAAAGTAAACTAAATTCATACATCACTCTTATGGAAGAATCCGCATTAGAAAAAGCTTCTTTCCTTGATAAAAATTCTGATTTCAACCATCTCTTAACCGGAATTCCCATTGCAATAAAAGATAATATATGTATTCGTAACTTCCCTACAACCTGCGGTTCCAAAATACTTAAAGACTTTATCCCTCCCTATAACGCAACCGTAATAGACAAATTAGAATCTCTTAATGCCATATTTGTAGGCAAAACAAACCTTGATGAATTCGCAATGGGCTCCTCTACCGAAAACTCTGCCTTTAATCCTACTCTTAACCCTTACAATCCAAACCTTGTTCCCGGCGGTTCTTCAGGTGGTTCTGCCTCCAGCGTAAAAGCAAACGAATCAATTTGTGCTCTTGGTTCGGATACAGGCGGCTCAATCAGGCAACCCGCTGCATTTTGTGGAGTCGTTGGATTAAAACCAACATATGGACTAGTATCAAGATATGGACTTATAGCTTTTGCTTCTTCTTTAGACCAGATAGGTCCAATTACTCGTTGCGCAAAAGATTCTGCTATCCTTCTTGATGCTATCGCAGGAGAAGACCCAAAAGACTCAACCAGTCGTAATTCTAAACAAACAGGACAATATTTCAACAATCTAAATCCTGAAATTAAAAATCTAAAAATCGGTATTCCAAAAGAATATTTTGTTGAAGGAATAGCCCCTGAAATTAAAGAGAAAATTCTCTCTACAGCCAAACTTATGGAACAGTCGGGAGCCGTATTGTATGATATTTCTTTACCTAATACCGAATATGCTATTGCCATTTATTATCTAATCGCAACAGCAGAAGCTTCTTCAAATCTTGCAAGATATGATGGCGTAAAATATGGTTATAGAATCCCGGAATCGGAAAACTTAAAAACAATGTATGAATTTACAAAAGAACAGGGTTTTGGGAAAGAAGTCAAAAGACGAATAATGCTGGGAACTTTTGGTCTACAATCAGGATATTATGATGAATACTATAATAAAGCCTGCAAAGTAAGGAATCTTATAGCATCAGACTTTGAAACCGCTTTTAAGAAAGTTGATATTATCTTAACTCCCGCAACACCAACATTACCGTTCAAAATCGGAGAACGAATAACCAATCCTTTACAAATGTATTTGAGTGATATTTTTACGGTTAGTGTAAACCTTGCAGGTTTGCCGGCAATATCTTTCAAATGCGGAGAAAATAATGGATTGCCTGTAGGAGTCCAATTAATCGGGAAATCATTCAGCGAACAGCTACTTCTAAATACTAATTACGCTTACGAACAAATAACCGCAATTTAA